The Flavobacterium praedii genome window below encodes:
- a CDS encoding murein hydrolase activator EnvC family protein, translated as MLKYFLSFVFLISTSAIFSQVNQQKKLEERKAKIQQEIRENETKLQSVKKKEKTATKAIVLQSNKIKLKEELIATTEKQTKLLGNSIVVNQSQIDKLEQELKSLKEDYAKMIVQSYKSRSEESRAMFLLSSESFLQAYKRAQYMKQYTNYRRIQGEEIFSKTNVLYTFNAKLDVQKSAKEQLITENEKEKLSLEKEKQEQQKLVETLKKDKNKILAEIKKRQKEAKSIDNKIDKLIREAIAEANRKAAREKAAKEKAKADAIVKANAIAKAKAIEKAKAIAAANAAAAAKAKANSKPIPKPIPIPKDVAIAIAKVDPVVVAKAAVSSTKMELTSDGKIDSDSFKANKGKLPWPVESGFVSMGYGDQAHPVYKSLVIHNSGLEFSTSSGANARAVFLGIVNSVIVISPVNKVVMLQHGDFFTIYQNLISVNVSKGDKVTARQSLGRIKTNGDGRTILKFAITQNTTYTNPRTWLSPK; from the coding sequence ATGTTAAAATATTTTCTAAGTTTTGTTTTTCTAATTTCAACATCTGCAATTTTTTCTCAGGTCAATCAACAAAAAAAATTAGAAGAAAGAAAAGCTAAAATTCAACAAGAAATTCGTGAAAACGAAACCAAACTTCAATCCGTTAAGAAGAAAGAAAAAACAGCTACCAAAGCGATTGTTTTACAAAGCAATAAAATTAAACTTAAAGAAGAATTAATTGCCACTACAGAAAAACAAACCAAATTATTAGGAAACTCAATAGTTGTCAATCAATCTCAAATTGATAAATTAGAACAAGAGCTTAAGTCACTCAAAGAGGATTATGCCAAAATGATAGTTCAATCTTATAAAAGCCGTTCTGAAGAAAGTCGAGCTATGTTTTTATTGTCTTCCGAAAGTTTTTTGCAGGCATACAAAAGAGCTCAGTATATGAAACAATATACGAATTACAGACGCATTCAAGGCGAAGAAATTTTTTCTAAAACAAACGTATTATATACTTTTAATGCCAAATTGGATGTTCAAAAAAGTGCCAAAGAGCAACTTATTACTGAAAACGAAAAAGAAAAATTGTCTTTGGAAAAAGAGAAACAAGAACAACAAAAATTAGTTGAAACATTAAAAAAAGACAAAAATAAAATTCTAGCCGAAATCAAAAAAAGGCAAAAAGAGGCCAAATCGATTGATAATAAAATTGATAAATTAATTAGAGAAGCTATTGCAGAAGCCAATAGAAAGGCCGCTAGAGAAAAAGCCGCTAAGGAAAAAGCGAAAGCGGATGCGATAGTCAAAGCCAACGCAATTGCCAAAGCCAAAGCAATAGAAAAAGCAAAAGCTATAGCCGCTGCCAATGCTGCTGCTGCTGCCAAAGCCAAAGCCAATTCCAAACCAATTCCAAAACCAATTCCAATACCGAAGGATGTCGCCATTGCCATCGCCAAAGTGGATCCTGTAGTTGTAGCAAAAGCCGCAGTTTCATCTACCAAAATGGAATTAACATCAGATGGTAAAATTGATTCAGACAGCTTTAAAGCCAACAAAGGAAAACTCCCTTGGCCTGTTGAAAGTGGTTTTGTCTCCATGGGATATGGAGATCAAGCACACCCAGTGTATAAATCATTAGTAATTCACAATAGCGGACTGGAATTTTCCACCAGTTCTGGTGCAAATGCAAGGGCTGTTTTTTTAGGAATAGTAAATAGTGTCATCGTAATTTCTCCGGTAAATAAAGTAGTTATGTTACAGCATGGAGACTTTTTTACAATATATCAAAACTTGATATCAGTTAATGTAAGTAAAGGGGATAAAGTAACAGCGAGACAAAGTTTAGGAAGAATAAAAACAAATGGAGATGGAAGAACAATATTAAAATTTGCAATCACTCAAAACACGACATACACCAATCCAAGAACTTGGCTGTCGCCTAAATAG
- a CDS encoding SufE family protein, which produces MTIKEIQNEIIDEFSMFDDWMQRYEYIIDLGKNLPLIKEEFKTDDNLIKGCQSKVWLQGEQNDDKIVFTADSDAILTKGIIAILIRAFSNQKATDILNADMDFIDEIGLKEHLSPTRANGLVSMIKNIKMYALAFDAKKN; this is translated from the coding sequence ATGACAATAAAAGAAATACAAAACGAAATTATAGACGAATTTTCCATGTTCGATGACTGGATGCAACGATATGAATACATAATTGATTTAGGCAAAAATCTTCCATTAATCAAAGAAGAATTCAAAACAGACGACAATCTGATCAAAGGATGTCAATCCAAAGTTTGGTTGCAAGGAGAACAAAACGATGATAAAATTGTCTTTACAGCAGATAGTGACGCCATTTTGACCAAAGGTATAATCGCTATTTTAATCCGTGCTTTCTCGAACCAAAAAGCTACGGATATCTTAAACGCCGATATGGATTTTATTGACGAAATAGGATTAAAAGAACATCTATCACCAACAAGAGCCAATGGTTTGGTATCAATGATTAAAAATATTAAAATGTACGCTTTGGCATTTGATGCTAAAAAAAATTAA
- the hflX gene encoding GTPase HflX, whose protein sequence is MLEKETINFEKTAIVGIVTQNQSEEKLNEYLDELEFLTFTAGGEVVKRFSQKMERPNPKTFVGTGKLEEICLFVKENDISTLVFDDELSPSQQKNISKIIDCKILDRTHLILDIFAQRAETSYARTQVELAQCQYLLPRLSGMWTHLERQKGGIGMRGPGETEIETDRRIVRDRIALLKEKIKTIDKQMGVQRSNRGAMVRVALVGYTNVGKSTLMNAVGKSDVFVENKLFATLDTTVRKVVIKNLPFLLSDTVGFIRKLPTQLVDSFKSTLDEVREADLLLHVVDISHPEFEDHIESVNQTLMDIKANDKPVIMVFNKIDAYKHLTIDEDDLMTEKTPRHFTLEEWKQTWMHRLGGEKALFISATNKENFEEFRERVYEAVRQIHITRFPYNKFLYPDYKDAVEKEENVDQDE, encoded by the coding sequence ATGTTAGAAAAAGAAACAATAAATTTCGAGAAAACGGCTATTGTTGGTATAGTTACACAAAACCAAAGCGAAGAGAAACTCAATGAATATCTTGATGAATTGGAGTTTTTGACGTTTACCGCAGGTGGAGAAGTGGTCAAGCGCTTTTCACAGAAGATGGAACGTCCGAATCCTAAAACTTTTGTTGGAACCGGAAAACTGGAAGAAATTTGTCTTTTTGTAAAAGAGAATGACATTTCAACTTTAGTATTTGATGACGAATTGTCTCCGTCTCAACAAAAGAATATTTCTAAGATTATCGATTGCAAAATTTTAGATCGTACACATCTAATACTTGATATTTTTGCTCAAAGGGCCGAAACTTCTTATGCTAGAACTCAAGTAGAGCTAGCACAATGTCAATATTTGTTACCCCGACTTTCTGGAATGTGGACGCACTTGGAGCGTCAAAAAGGGGGTATCGGGATGCGTGGACCTGGAGAAACAGAGATTGAAACGGATAGACGTATTGTGCGTGATCGTATAGCGTTATTGAAAGAAAAGATTAAAACTATCGACAAACAAATGGGTGTGCAACGAAGTAATCGTGGCGCAATGGTTCGTGTTGCTTTGGTAGGATATACCAATGTTGGAAAATCAACATTGATGAATGCCGTTGGGAAAAGTGATGTTTTTGTAGAGAACAAACTTTTTGCAACTTTGGACACGACCGTTCGAAAAGTGGTTATTAAAAACTTACCTTTCTTGCTTTCGGATACCGTTGGTTTTATTCGAAAATTACCTACACAATTGGTAGATTCTTTTAAGAGTACATTGGATGAAGTTCGGGAAGCCGATTTGTTATTGCACGTTGTTGATATTTCACATCCTGAATTTGAAGATCATATAGAATCTGTAAACCAAACCTTGATGGATATTAAAGCCAATGATAAACCGGTTATTATGGTTTTCAATAAAATAGATGCCTACAAACATTTGACCATTGACGAAGATGATTTAATGACAGAAAAAACACCGAGACATTTTACATTGGAGGAATGGAAACAAACATGGATGCACCGATTGGGTGGAGAAAAAGCTTTGTTTATTTCGGCAACAAATAAAGAAAATTTCGAAGAATTCAGAGAACGTGTTTATGAAGCTGTTCGACAAATACACATTACCCGTTTTCCATACAATAAGTTTTTATATCCTGATTATAAAGATGCAGTAGAGAAAGAAGAGAATGTTGATCAAGATGAATAA
- a CDS encoding DUF3078 domain-containing protein: MKKLILLICLFPLSTLITAQSAEKDLIKKTEDAAKTIDDTIKNGWKSKGKVTFLFNQASFNNWIAGGENSFSGNLGLDYKIDYKKDDYTWENRILASYGLLQTQNSSFEKKTDDQLEINSIVAKKTKSYWYYSFLVNFRSQFTRGFLYDKDVNGAEIREENTKFMSPGYLLVGPGMYWKKNENFKINLAPLTSKFTFVNSRYTSIPGYVDGSYFGVDANKSMLYQLGFNATAYYKFNIMENVSAENLLNLYSNYLEKPQNIDINYSLIILMKINKVLSANFNFQAIYDDDAFAGFQTKEVFGVALNYNF; the protein is encoded by the coding sequence ATGAAAAAACTAATTCTATTAATATGTCTGTTTCCCCTTTCAACTTTGATTACTGCTCAATCTGCTGAAAAAGATCTAATAAAAAAAACAGAAGATGCAGCAAAAACCATAGACGATACCATTAAAAATGGCTGGAAGTCAAAAGGAAAAGTTACATTTCTATTTAATCAAGCCAGCTTCAATAACTGGATTGCCGGTGGAGAGAATAGCTTCTCAGGTAATCTTGGTCTCGATTATAAAATTGATTACAAAAAAGATGATTATACCTGGGAAAACAGAATTCTGGCTTCCTATGGTTTATTACAAACACAAAATTCCAGTTTTGAAAAGAAAACCGATGATCAACTCGAAATCAATTCAATTGTAGCCAAAAAAACCAAAAGCTATTGGTATTATTCGTTTTTAGTCAATTTCAGGTCCCAATTTACGAGAGGTTTTTTGTATGACAAAGATGTAAATGGTGCAGAAATAAGAGAAGAAAACACCAAATTTATGTCTCCAGGGTATTTGCTTGTTGGTCCTGGAATGTATTGGAAAAAGAATGAGAATTTTAAAATTAATCTGGCTCCTCTAACCTCCAAATTCACTTTTGTAAATAGCCGCTATACTTCAATTCCGGGTTATGTAGATGGCTCCTATTTTGGAGTAGATGCCAACAAAAGCATGTTGTATCAATTGGGATTCAATGCTACAGCTTACTATAAATTTAATATAATGGAAAACGTAAGTGCGGAAAATCTTTTGAATTTATATTCCAATTATTTAGAAAAACCTCAAAATATTGACATCAATTACAGCTTGATAATTTTGATGAAAATCAACAAAGTATTATCAGCAAATTTTAATTTCCAAGCGATTTATGATGACGATGCTTTTGCTGGTTTTCAAACCAAAGAAGTGTTTGGCGTGGCTTTAAACTACAATTTTTAA
- a CDS encoding GxxExxY protein, which yields MIINRSTLKDLVYQVNGAAIEVHKSIGAGLLENVYHQCLKKELELRKINFSSELEIPLNYKGYQLESKLRCDLFIENSLVVELKSVNEISPIFEAQLLTYMNLLKAPIGLLINFNVKNIYYEGQKTMVNEYYRMLED from the coding sequence ATGATTATAAACAGAAGTACTCTCAAAGATTTAGTCTATCAGGTAAATGGAGCGGCAATTGAAGTTCATAAAAGTATAGGCGCAGGTCTTTTGGAAAATGTTTATCATCAATGTCTTAAAAAAGAATTAGAATTAAGAAAAATAAATTTTTCCTCCGAACTTGAGATTCCTTTAAATTATAAAGGATATCAGTTAGAATCGAAACTTAGATGTGATTTATTTATAGAGAATTCACTTGTTGTAGAACTAAAATCGGTAAATGAAATAAGTCCCATTTTTGAAGCGCAATTGCTGACTTATATGAACTTATTAAAAGCTCCGATTGGTTTATTAATTAATTTTAATGTAAAAAACATTTACTATGAAGGTCAAAAAACAATGGTCAATGAATATTATCGAATGTTAGAAGATTAA
- a CDS encoding DUF2480 family protein translates to MEEIINKVANSTLEVFDLEDYYPAGIRVQIDISQWLYEGFLLKEKDFREQLNKQDWSQYQDQYVAVTCGTDAIIPKWAIILVTMHLAPFAKKIINGYLEDLDAALYVEILSRIDYTVYQDKPVIIKGCSRKPVPMLAYVLAAQYLQRHAKSIMFGEACSAVPLYKSPKK, encoded by the coding sequence ATGGAAGAAATAATCAATAAAGTAGCAAATAGTACACTGGAAGTTTTCGATCTTGAAGACTATTATCCAGCTGGAATTCGTGTGCAAATCGATATTTCACAATGGCTTTATGAAGGCTTTTTATTGAAAGAAAAAGACTTTAGAGAACAACTTAACAAACAAGATTGGTCCCAATACCAAGATCAATATGTTGCAGTTACTTGTGGCACTGATGCCATTATTCCCAAATGGGCCATTATTTTGGTAACGATGCATTTGGCTCCCTTTGCCAAAAAAATTATAAATGGTTATCTGGAAGATTTAGATGCTGCTTTATACGTCGAAATACTTTCTAGAATCGATTATACTGTTTATCAAGACAAACCAGTAATTATAAAAGGTTGTTCTAGAAAACCTGTTCCAATGCTGGCTTATGTTTTGGCAGCACAATATTTGCAACGGCATGCCAAAAGTATCATGTTCGGCGAAGCATGTTCAGCTGTGCCTTTATACAAATCGCCTAAAAAATAA
- a CDS encoding murein hydrolase activator EnvC family protein: protein MQKFLLSLFFISLTSVIWGQETQQEKLEKRKAEIQQEILANEKLLQSVKKKEKSAVNVIILQSNKIKLKEKLIHTTEKQTKILSNDMYVNQIKINKLNRELVILKEDYAKMIVKSYKSRSEQSRAMFLLSSENFLQAYKRAQYMKQYTSFRKIQGEEIKSKTNELLGYNDRLNIQKIAKKKLLAENTKEKLSLEIEKKKQLKLVNAIKKDKKKITAEIKRKQQESRAIDRQIDRLIREAIAEANRKAATENAKANPNAPVVAYTSSRIILTAESKILADNFRANRGKLPWPVEKGFVSLGFGDQPHPVYPSLVIHNSGVEITTDQGSNARAVFGGEVTSVIVLSPVNKAVMIQHGDCFTVYQNLSSVFVSKGDKVSIKQSLGKIRTNGEGKTILKFTISQNTTYNNPASWLYNM from the coding sequence ATGCAAAAATTTCTCTTAAGTCTGTTTTTTATAAGTCTGACCTCCGTAATATGGGGACAAGAAACGCAACAAGAAAAACTGGAAAAACGCAAAGCCGAAATTCAACAAGAAATTTTGGCCAATGAAAAACTATTACAATCGGTAAAGAAAAAAGAAAAATCGGCAGTTAATGTGATAATTTTACAAAGCAATAAAATAAAATTAAAAGAAAAATTGATTCATACTACAGAGAAACAAACTAAGATTCTTAGTAATGACATGTATGTTAATCAAATTAAAATCAACAAGTTGAATCGAGAATTGGTAATTCTAAAGGAAGATTACGCCAAGATGATTGTCAAGTCCTATAAAAGCAGATCGGAACAAAGTCGTGCTATGTTTTTATTGTCTTCAGAAAATTTTTTACAAGCCTACAAAAGAGCGCAGTATATGAAACAATATACAAGTTTTAGAAAGATACAAGGCGAAGAAATTAAATCCAAAACCAACGAACTTTTAGGATATAATGATAGACTTAACATTCAAAAAATAGCCAAAAAGAAATTATTAGCCGAAAACACTAAAGAGAAATTGTCTCTTGAAATTGAAAAGAAAAAACAATTAAAGTTGGTTAATGCCATCAAAAAAGACAAGAAAAAAATTACTGCCGAAATTAAAAGAAAGCAGCAAGAATCGCGAGCTATTGACCGACAAATTGATCGATTAATACGAGAGGCCATTGCCGAAGCCAATAGAAAAGCGGCAACCGAAAATGCCAAAGCAAATCCAAATGCTCCAGTTGTAGCTTATACATCTTCAAGGATTATATTAACGGCTGAGTCTAAAATATTGGCAGATAATTTTAGAGCGAACAGAGGTAAATTGCCTTGGCCAGTTGAGAAAGGTTTTGTTTCACTTGGATTTGGTGATCAGCCACATCCCGTTTATCCAAGTCTAGTTATTCACAATAGTGGCGTGGAAATCACTACAGATCAAGGTTCAAATGCCAGAGCAGTTTTTGGTGGCGAAGTAACTAGCGTAATTGTTTTGTCTCCTGTGAATAAAGCAGTAATGATTCAACATGGGGATTGCTTCACAGTATATCAAAATCTATCTTCTGTTTTTGTGAGCAAAGGTGATAAAGTAAGTATCAAACAAAGTTTAGGGAAGATAAGAACCAACGGAGAAGGAAAAACAATTTTAAAGTTCACAATTTCACAAAACACAACCTATAACAACCCTGCTTCTTGGTTGTATAATATGTAA
- a CDS encoding Bax inhibitor-1/YccA family protein, whose protein sequence is MNSNNPFLNNKTFSTAVSRKDEVHQATIIDVNQDMTVAGTINRSLILFLLLIASATVIWWATFNGMNPIVPAFGGAIVGLILVVIAAFKPQYSAYLAPGYALFEGLFIGGVSAIFEVQYPGIVTQAVGATFVTFAVCLGLYKYKIVKVTEQFKSVVMAATLAIATYYLISWIFSMFTSFTPVHYGNSMMSIGISVFVIVIAALNLFLDFDRIEKGAEQKMPKYMEWYGAMGLMITLVWLYIEFLRLLSKLSKK, encoded by the coding sequence ATGAATTCGAATAACCCTTTTTTAAATAACAAAACATTTTCAACTGCTGTTTCTAGAAAAGACGAAGTACATCAAGCAACAATTATAGATGTCAATCAAGACATGACAGTTGCTGGAACCATCAACAGAAGTTTAATCCTTTTTTTATTACTTATTGCTTCTGCAACTGTAATTTGGTGGGCTACTTTTAATGGAATGAACCCGATTGTTCCTGCATTTGGAGGCGCCATTGTTGGGTTGATTTTAGTAGTAATCGCCGCTTTTAAACCACAATATTCCGCCTATTTAGCTCCAGGTTACGCCTTGTTCGAAGGGTTGTTTATCGGGGGTGTTTCGGCTATTTTTGAAGTTCAATATCCTGGCATAGTAACACAAGCTGTTGGGGCTACATTTGTTACTTTTGCGGTTTGTTTGGGATTGTATAAATATAAAATAGTAAAAGTAACAGAGCAATTCAAATCAGTTGTAATGGCGGCCACTCTTGCTATTGCCACTTATTATTTAATTTCTTGGATATTTTCTATGTTTACAAGTTTTACTCCTGTACATTATGGAAATTCTATGATGAGTATTGGGATTAGTGTTTTTGTAATTGTAATTGCTGCTTTAAACTTGTTTTTGGATTTTGATAGAATCGAAAAAGGAGCAGAGCAAAAAATGCCAAAATACATGGAATGGTATGGAGCAATGGGATTAATGATCACATTAGTTTGGTTGTATATTGAATTTTTAAGATTGCTTTCAAAATTATCGAAAAAATAA
- a CDS encoding SUF system Fe-S cluster assembly protein: MIEEINTEALGESIVAKLKTIYDPEIPVDIYELGLIYDVMVNTDYEVKILMTLTSPNCPVAESLPREVEEKIKSIEHVKDAEVEITFDPPWSKDLMSEEAKLELGML, from the coding sequence ATGATAGAAGAAATAAACACAGAAGCATTAGGAGAATCGATTGTAGCAAAATTGAAAACCATTTACGATCCAGAAATTCCTGTAGATATCTACGAATTGGGATTGATCTATGATGTAATGGTCAACACCGATTATGAAGTAAAAATTCTCATGACACTTACTTCGCCAAACTGTCCGGTAGCCGAGAGTTTACCAAGAGAAGTGGAGGAAAAAATAAAATCAATAGAGCATGTAAAAGATGCCGAAGTTGAAATCACATTTGATCCACCATGGAGCAAAGATTTGATGAGCGAAGAAGCAAAATTAGAATTGGGAATGTTGTAA